From Xyrauchen texanus isolate HMW12.3.18 chromosome 12, RBS_HiC_50CHRs, whole genome shotgun sequence, one genomic window encodes:
- the LOC127652708 gene encoding histone deacetylase 5-like isoform X2 — protein MLLKPTVPGLCAMLQTIYETESCFSSDSTSSRDPPIELLPQSRSTSMPSTAVDVKTLLPSGMQSPVGGGGDQGRGSGVPVDLRTDPRLSALSAVDPTLREKQLQHELLLLKQQQELQKQLLFAEFQKQHEVLTRQHEVQLQEHLKQQQEILAAKHQQELEQKRKLEQQRLEEMEKQRLEQQLIMLRNKEKSKESAIASTEVKLKLQEFLLSKKEPSPGGLNHSFPQKCWGGHHTSLEQSSPPQSNTPGTPPSYKLPPLRGAYEGKDDFPLRKTASEPNLKVRSRLKQKVAERRSSPLLRRKDGTVISTFKKRAIEISVSSMCSSAPGSGPSSPNSSNSAIAENGSSGSVPNIHAELRSLHQSMTGDGTLSPLSLYTSPSLPNISLGLPANAHITAPQKLGGQQDAERQAIQNLRQGGALTGKFISTSSLPTCLPTGAPHDPEPPSAPNSHSSHSSLLQHVLLLEQARQQSALLAVPMYGQSPLVTGERVSNNMRTVNKLPWHRPLSRTQSAPLPQTPQALQHLVMQQQHQHFLEKQKHYQLNKILSKGAELLRQPPTHPEETEEELTETAEMHEERGEGVDHVREGLHKESSGETTPPSERQVPLKGESTESDLEEEDDEDEAIELRECDEEGAPYGQYLDQQHAQQLNVFQASLSITGMPHRPLGRAQSSPVTSSLKGMPLTEIPIKHLFTTGLVYDTFMLKHQCMCGNTNIHPEHAGRIQSVWSRLQETGLLGRCERIRGRKATLDEIQTVHSEYHTLLYGTSPLNRQKLDSKKLLGPINQKMYAVLPCGGIGVDSDTVWNEMHSSGAVRMAVGCVIELAFKVAAGELKNGFAVVRPPGHHAEESTAMGFCFFNSVAITAKLLQQKLGVGKILVLDWDIHHGNGTQQAFYNDPNVLYISLHRYDDGNFFPGSGAPEEVGVGPGEGFNVNVAWTGGVEPPMGDVEYLTAFRTVVMPIANEFSPDVVLVSAGFDAVEGHQSPLGGYNVTAKCFGHLTKQLMKLAGGRVVLALEGGHDLTAICDASESCVAALLGEELDPLPLTVLQQKPCPKAAASLERVIEIQSKHWASLQRLAPTVGQSLLDAQRREKDEADTLTAMASLTVDNDQTMTSTETSRSAEEPMEEEPVL, from the exons CTGTGGATGTGAAGACCTTGCTACCCTCTGGGATGCAGAGCCCAGTAGGAGGTGGAGGAGATCAGGGCAGGGGTAGCGGAGTGCCGGTGGACCTGCGAACGGACCCACGTCTGAGTGCGCTGAGCGCGGTGGATCCAACACTAAGAGAAAAACAGCTTCAGCATGAGCTGCTATTACTCAAACAACAACAAGAGCTCCAGAAACAGCTGCTGTTCGCTGAGTTCCAGAAACAGCACGAGGTTTTGACCCGCCAACATGAAGTGCAGCTACAGGAACATCTTAAG cagcagcaggaaaTCTTGGCAGCAAAGCATCAACAGGAGCTGGAGCAGAAGAGGAAGTTAGAACAGCAGCGTCTCGAAGAGATGGAGAAACAGCGGCTGGAACAACAGCTCATCATGCTACGGAACAAAGAGAAAAGCAAAGAGA GTGCCATAGCCAGTACTGAGGTCAAACTGAAGCTACAAGAGTTCCTGTTGAGCAAAAAAGAACCCAGCCCTGGTGGACTAAACCATTCTTTCCCTCAGAAGTGCTG gggAGGTCATCATACGTCCCTGGAGCAGAGCTCCCCTCCGCAGAGCAACACACCAGGAACACCTCCCTCCTACAAGCTCCCTCCACTGCGAGGGGCCTACGAAGGCAAAGATGACTTCCCTCTTCGTAAAACCG ccTCTGAGCCCAATCTGAAGGTACGTTCGCGGTTAAAACAGAAGGTGGCTGAGAGGAGGAGCAGCCCACTGCTCAGACGGAAAGATGGTACTGTGATCAGTACCTTCAAGAAAAGAGCAATAGagatctcag tgtccTCTATGTGCAGCAGTGCTCCTGGCTCAGGGCCCAGTTCTCCGAACAGCTCTAACAGTGCCATTGCTGAGAATGGCTCCAGCGGCTCCGTCCCAAACATCCACGCTGAG TTACGTTCTCTGCATCAGTCTATGACCGGAGACGGGACACTGAGTCCCCTGAGCCTCTACACCTCTCCATCTCTGCCCAACATCTCTCTGGGACTGCCTGCCAACGCACACATCACG GCCCCTCAGAAACTCGGGGGCCAGCAGGATGCAGAGCGGCAGGCAATCCAGAATTTGCGTCAAGGTGGGGCACTCACGGGGAAGTTTATCAGCACATCGTCCCTGCCGACGTGCCTTCCCACAGGGGCACCCCATGACCCCGAGCCCCCTTCCGCTCCTAACAGCCACAGTAGCCATTCCTCACTGCTCCAGCATGTACTACTGTTGGAGCAGGCTCGTCAACAGAGTGCACTTCTCGCAG TTCCTATGTATGGGCAGTCTCCGCTGGTGACAGGTGAGCGGGTTTCCAACAACATGCGCACAGTGAATAAGTTGCCTTGGCACCGGCCGCTGAGCCGCACACAGTCAGCGCCCCTACCGCAAACACCACAGGCCCTGCAGCACCTCGTAATGCAACAGCAGCACCAGCACTTCCTAGAGAAACAGAAACACTACCAGCTAAATAAG ATCCTCTCCAAAGGGGCGGAGCTTCTAAGACAGCCTCCGACTCACCCTGAGGAGACAGAGGAAGAGCTTACGGAAACTGCAGAGATGCATGAGGAGCGAGGGGAGGGGGTTGATCATGTTAGGGAAGGGCTGCATAAAGAGAGCTCTGGTGAGACCACGCCCCCTTCTGAACGTCAGGTCCCATTAAAGGGAGAGAGCACAGAAAGTGACTTGGAGgaagaagatgatgaagatgaagccATTGAACTGAGGGAATGTGATGAAGAGGGTGCCCCCTATGGTCAG TATTTGGACCAACAGCATGCGCAGCAACTGAATGTGTTCCAGGCCTCTCTTTCCATCACAGGAATGCCCCACAGACCCCTAGGAAGGGCACAGTCCTCCCCCGTCACTTCTAGTCTTAAAGGAATGCCCTTGACAGAGATACCCATCAAACATCTTTTCACGACAG GGCTGGTATACGACACCTTCATGCTAAAGCATCAGTGCATGTGTGGCAACACAAACATTCATCCCGAACATGCTGGTCGCATTCAGAGTGTTTGGTCGAGGCTACAGGAAACAGGGCTGCTCGGTCGCTGTGAG AGGATCAGAGGAAGGAAGGCAACACTAGATGAAATCCAAACTGTGCACTCAGAGTACCACACACTGCTGTACGGCACCAGTCCCTTGAACAGACAGAAACTGGACAGCAAGAAACTTCTTG GTCCAATCAATCAGAAAATGTACGCTGTACTTCCGTGTGGAGGCATTGGG GTGGACAGCGACACAGTGTGGAATGAGATGCACTCGTCAGGTGCTGTGCGTATGGCAGTGGGCTGCGTCATTGAGCTGGCATTTAAAGTTGCCGCTGGGGAACTGAAG AACGGTTTTGCTGTGGTCCGTCCTCCTGGTCACCATGCTGAAGAATCCACCGCCAT GGGTTTCTGCTTCTTCAACTCTGTGGCCATCACTGCCAAACTCCTGCAGCAGAAACTCGGAGTGGGCAAGATCCTGGTCCTAGACTGG GATATTCACCATGGAAACGGGACCCAGCAAGCCTTCTACAACGATCCCAATGTGCTGTACATTTCCCTGCATCGCTATGATGATGGCAATTTTTTCCCAGGCAGCGGCGCTCCTGAGGAG GTGGGTGTTGGTCCAGGAGAGGGCTTTAACGTCAACGTTGCCTGGACTGGTGGAGTAGAGCCACCTATGGGTGATGTTGAGTATCTCACAGCCTTCAG AACGGTGGTGATGCCCATAGCCAATGAGTTCTCCCCAGATGTGGTGCTTGTGTCCGCGGGCTTTGATGCTGTGGAGGGCCACCAGTCACCCCTGGGTGGATACAATGTCACCGccaaat GTTTTGGCCATCTCACTAAGCAGCTGATGAAGTTGGCTGGTGGCCGTGTGGTTTTGGCACTGGAGGGAGGTCATGACCTCACTGCCATTTGTGACGCATCGGAGTCCTGTGTGGCTGCATTGCTTGGAGAAGAG TTGGATCCTTTACCACTGACTGTCCTTCAACAGAAACCATGTCCAAAGGCAGCAGCCTCTTTAGAGAGAGTCATTGAGATTCAGA GTAAGCACTGGGCGTCTCTGCAGAGGTTGGCTCCTACAGTTGGTCAGTCTCTATTGGACGCTCAGAGACGGGAGAAGGATGAGGCAGACACTTTGACCGCCATGGCCTCTCTCACTGTGGACAATGATCAGACAATGACCTCCACAGAAACCAGCAG ATCAGCAGAGGAGCCAATGGAGGAAGAGCCTGTGTTGTAG
- the LOC127652708 gene encoding histone deacetylase 5-like isoform X4: protein MNSPNIPAVDVKTLLPSGMQSPVGGGGDQGRGSGVPVDLRTDPRLSALSAVDPTLREKQLQHELLLLKQQQELQKQLLFAEFQKQHEVLTRQHEVQLQEHLKQQQEILAAKHQQELEQKRKLEQQRLEEMEKQRLEQQLIMLRNKEKSKESAIASTEVKLKLQEFLLSKKEPSPGGLNHSFPQKCWGGHHTSLEQSSPPQSNTPGTPPSYKLPPLRGAYEGKDDFPLRKTASEPNLKVRSRLKQKVAERRSSPLLRRKDGTVISTFKKRAIEISVSSMCSSAPGSGPSSPNSSNSAIAENGSSGSVPNIHAEQLRSLHQSMTGDGTLSPLSLYTSPSLPNISLGLPANAHITAPQKLGGQQDAERQAIQNLRQGGALTGKFISTSSLPTCLPTGAPHDPEPPSAPNSHSSHSSLLQHVLLLEQARQQSALLAVPMYGQSPLVTGERVSNNMRTVNKLPWHRPLSRTQSAPLPQTPQALQHLVMQQQHQHFLEKQKHYQLNKILSKGAELLRQPPTHPEETEEELTETAEMHEERGEGVDHVREGLHKESSGETTPPSERQVPLKGESTESDLEEEDDEDEAIELRECDEEGAPYGQYLDQQHAQQLNVFQASLSITGMPHRPLGRAQSSPVTSSLKGMPLTEIPIKHLFTTGLVYDTFMLKHQCMCGNTNIHPEHAGRIQSVWSRLQETGLLGRCERIRGRKATLDEIQTVHSEYHTLLYGTSPLNRQKLDSKKLLGPINQKMYAVLPCGGIGVDSDTVWNEMHSSGAVRMAVGCVIELAFKVAAGELKNGFAVVRPPGHHAEESTAMGFCFFNSVAITAKLLQQKLGVGKILVLDWDIHHGNGTQQAFYNDPNVLYISLHRYDDGNFFPGSGAPEEVGVGPGEGFNVNVAWTGGVEPPMGDVEYLTAFRTVVMPIANEFSPDVVLVSAGFDAVEGHQSPLGGYNVTAKCFGHLTKQLMKLAGGRVVLALEGGHDLTAICDASESCVAALLGEELDPLPLTVLQQKPCPKAAASLERVIEIQSKHWASLQRLAPTVGQSLLDAQRREKDEADTLTAMASLTVDNDQTMTSTETSRSAEEPMEEEPVL, encoded by the exons CTGTGGATGTGAAGACCTTGCTACCCTCTGGGATGCAGAGCCCAGTAGGAGGTGGAGGAGATCAGGGCAGGGGTAGCGGAGTGCCGGTGGACCTGCGAACGGACCCACGTCTGAGTGCGCTGAGCGCGGTGGATCCAACACTAAGAGAAAAACAGCTTCAGCATGAGCTGCTATTACTCAAACAACAACAAGAGCTCCAGAAACAGCTGCTGTTCGCTGAGTTCCAGAAACAGCACGAGGTTTTGACCCGCCAACATGAAGTGCAGCTACAGGAACATCTTAAG cagcagcaggaaaTCTTGGCAGCAAAGCATCAACAGGAGCTGGAGCAGAAGAGGAAGTTAGAACAGCAGCGTCTCGAAGAGATGGAGAAACAGCGGCTGGAACAACAGCTCATCATGCTACGGAACAAAGAGAAAAGCAAAGAGA GTGCCATAGCCAGTACTGAGGTCAAACTGAAGCTACAAGAGTTCCTGTTGAGCAAAAAAGAACCCAGCCCTGGTGGACTAAACCATTCTTTCCCTCAGAAGTGCTG gggAGGTCATCATACGTCCCTGGAGCAGAGCTCCCCTCCGCAGAGCAACACACCAGGAACACCTCCCTCCTACAAGCTCCCTCCACTGCGAGGGGCCTACGAAGGCAAAGATGACTTCCCTCTTCGTAAAACCG ccTCTGAGCCCAATCTGAAGGTACGTTCGCGGTTAAAACAGAAGGTGGCTGAGAGGAGGAGCAGCCCACTGCTCAGACGGAAAGATGGTACTGTGATCAGTACCTTCAAGAAAAGAGCAATAGagatctcag tgtccTCTATGTGCAGCAGTGCTCCTGGCTCAGGGCCCAGTTCTCCGAACAGCTCTAACAGTGCCATTGCTGAGAATGGCTCCAGCGGCTCCGTCCCAAACATCCACGCTGAG CAGTTACGTTCTCTGCATCAGTCTATGACCGGAGACGGGACACTGAGTCCCCTGAGCCTCTACACCTCTCCATCTCTGCCCAACATCTCTCTGGGACTGCCTGCCAACGCACACATCACG GCCCCTCAGAAACTCGGGGGCCAGCAGGATGCAGAGCGGCAGGCAATCCAGAATTTGCGTCAAGGTGGGGCACTCACGGGGAAGTTTATCAGCACATCGTCCCTGCCGACGTGCCTTCCCACAGGGGCACCCCATGACCCCGAGCCCCCTTCCGCTCCTAACAGCCACAGTAGCCATTCCTCACTGCTCCAGCATGTACTACTGTTGGAGCAGGCTCGTCAACAGAGTGCACTTCTCGCAG TTCCTATGTATGGGCAGTCTCCGCTGGTGACAGGTGAGCGGGTTTCCAACAACATGCGCACAGTGAATAAGTTGCCTTGGCACCGGCCGCTGAGCCGCACACAGTCAGCGCCCCTACCGCAAACACCACAGGCCCTGCAGCACCTCGTAATGCAACAGCAGCACCAGCACTTCCTAGAGAAACAGAAACACTACCAGCTAAATAAG ATCCTCTCCAAAGGGGCGGAGCTTCTAAGACAGCCTCCGACTCACCCTGAGGAGACAGAGGAAGAGCTTACGGAAACTGCAGAGATGCATGAGGAGCGAGGGGAGGGGGTTGATCATGTTAGGGAAGGGCTGCATAAAGAGAGCTCTGGTGAGACCACGCCCCCTTCTGAACGTCAGGTCCCATTAAAGGGAGAGAGCACAGAAAGTGACTTGGAGgaagaagatgatgaagatgaagccATTGAACTGAGGGAATGTGATGAAGAGGGTGCCCCCTATGGTCAG TATTTGGACCAACAGCATGCGCAGCAACTGAATGTGTTCCAGGCCTCTCTTTCCATCACAGGAATGCCCCACAGACCCCTAGGAAGGGCACAGTCCTCCCCCGTCACTTCTAGTCTTAAAGGAATGCCCTTGACAGAGATACCCATCAAACATCTTTTCACGACAG GGCTGGTATACGACACCTTCATGCTAAAGCATCAGTGCATGTGTGGCAACACAAACATTCATCCCGAACATGCTGGTCGCATTCAGAGTGTTTGGTCGAGGCTACAGGAAACAGGGCTGCTCGGTCGCTGTGAG AGGATCAGAGGAAGGAAGGCAACACTAGATGAAATCCAAACTGTGCACTCAGAGTACCACACACTGCTGTACGGCACCAGTCCCTTGAACAGACAGAAACTGGACAGCAAGAAACTTCTTG GTCCAATCAATCAGAAAATGTACGCTGTACTTCCGTGTGGAGGCATTGGG GTGGACAGCGACACAGTGTGGAATGAGATGCACTCGTCAGGTGCTGTGCGTATGGCAGTGGGCTGCGTCATTGAGCTGGCATTTAAAGTTGCCGCTGGGGAACTGAAG AACGGTTTTGCTGTGGTCCGTCCTCCTGGTCACCATGCTGAAGAATCCACCGCCAT GGGTTTCTGCTTCTTCAACTCTGTGGCCATCACTGCCAAACTCCTGCAGCAGAAACTCGGAGTGGGCAAGATCCTGGTCCTAGACTGG GATATTCACCATGGAAACGGGACCCAGCAAGCCTTCTACAACGATCCCAATGTGCTGTACATTTCCCTGCATCGCTATGATGATGGCAATTTTTTCCCAGGCAGCGGCGCTCCTGAGGAG GTGGGTGTTGGTCCAGGAGAGGGCTTTAACGTCAACGTTGCCTGGACTGGTGGAGTAGAGCCACCTATGGGTGATGTTGAGTATCTCACAGCCTTCAG AACGGTGGTGATGCCCATAGCCAATGAGTTCTCCCCAGATGTGGTGCTTGTGTCCGCGGGCTTTGATGCTGTGGAGGGCCACCAGTCACCCCTGGGTGGATACAATGTCACCGccaaat GTTTTGGCCATCTCACTAAGCAGCTGATGAAGTTGGCTGGTGGCCGTGTGGTTTTGGCACTGGAGGGAGGTCATGACCTCACTGCCATTTGTGACGCATCGGAGTCCTGTGTGGCTGCATTGCTTGGAGAAGAG TTGGATCCTTTACCACTGACTGTCCTTCAACAGAAACCATGTCCAAAGGCAGCAGCCTCTTTAGAGAGAGTCATTGAGATTCAGA GTAAGCACTGGGCGTCTCTGCAGAGGTTGGCTCCTACAGTTGGTCAGTCTCTATTGGACGCTCAGAGACGGGAGAAGGATGAGGCAGACACTTTGACCGCCATGGCCTCTCTCACTGTGGACAATGATCAGACAATGACCTCCACAGAAACCAGCAG ATCAGCAGAGGAGCCAATGGAGGAAGAGCCTGTGTTGTAG
- the LOC127652708 gene encoding histone deacetylase 5-like isoform X1: MLLKPTVPGLCAMLQTIYETESCFSSDSTSSRDPPIELLPQSRSTSMPSTAVDVKTLLPSGMQSPVGGGGDQGRGSGVPVDLRTDPRLSALSAVDPTLREKQLQHELLLLKQQQELQKQLLFAEFQKQHEVLTRQHEVQLQEHLKQQQEILAAKHQQELEQKRKLEQQRLEEMEKQRLEQQLIMLRNKEKSKESAIASTEVKLKLQEFLLSKKEPSPGGLNHSFPQKCWGGHHTSLEQSSPPQSNTPGTPPSYKLPPLRGAYEGKDDFPLRKTASEPNLKVRSRLKQKVAERRSSPLLRRKDGTVISTFKKRAIEISVSSMCSSAPGSGPSSPNSSNSAIAENGSSGSVPNIHAEQLRSLHQSMTGDGTLSPLSLYTSPSLPNISLGLPANAHITAPQKLGGQQDAERQAIQNLRQGGALTGKFISTSSLPTCLPTGAPHDPEPPSAPNSHSSHSSLLQHVLLLEQARQQSALLAVPMYGQSPLVTGERVSNNMRTVNKLPWHRPLSRTQSAPLPQTPQALQHLVMQQQHQHFLEKQKHYQLNKILSKGAELLRQPPTHPEETEEELTETAEMHEERGEGVDHVREGLHKESSGETTPPSERQVPLKGESTESDLEEEDDEDEAIELRECDEEGAPYGQYLDQQHAQQLNVFQASLSITGMPHRPLGRAQSSPVTSSLKGMPLTEIPIKHLFTTGLVYDTFMLKHQCMCGNTNIHPEHAGRIQSVWSRLQETGLLGRCERIRGRKATLDEIQTVHSEYHTLLYGTSPLNRQKLDSKKLLGPINQKMYAVLPCGGIGVDSDTVWNEMHSSGAVRMAVGCVIELAFKVAAGELKNGFAVVRPPGHHAEESTAMGFCFFNSVAITAKLLQQKLGVGKILVLDWDIHHGNGTQQAFYNDPNVLYISLHRYDDGNFFPGSGAPEEVGVGPGEGFNVNVAWTGGVEPPMGDVEYLTAFRTVVMPIANEFSPDVVLVSAGFDAVEGHQSPLGGYNVTAKCFGHLTKQLMKLAGGRVVLALEGGHDLTAICDASESCVAALLGEELDPLPLTVLQQKPCPKAAASLERVIEIQSKHWASLQRLAPTVGQSLLDAQRREKDEADTLTAMASLTVDNDQTMTSTETSRSAEEPMEEEPVL, from the exons CTGTGGATGTGAAGACCTTGCTACCCTCTGGGATGCAGAGCCCAGTAGGAGGTGGAGGAGATCAGGGCAGGGGTAGCGGAGTGCCGGTGGACCTGCGAACGGACCCACGTCTGAGTGCGCTGAGCGCGGTGGATCCAACACTAAGAGAAAAACAGCTTCAGCATGAGCTGCTATTACTCAAACAACAACAAGAGCTCCAGAAACAGCTGCTGTTCGCTGAGTTCCAGAAACAGCACGAGGTTTTGACCCGCCAACATGAAGTGCAGCTACAGGAACATCTTAAG cagcagcaggaaaTCTTGGCAGCAAAGCATCAACAGGAGCTGGAGCAGAAGAGGAAGTTAGAACAGCAGCGTCTCGAAGAGATGGAGAAACAGCGGCTGGAACAACAGCTCATCATGCTACGGAACAAAGAGAAAAGCAAAGAGA GTGCCATAGCCAGTACTGAGGTCAAACTGAAGCTACAAGAGTTCCTGTTGAGCAAAAAAGAACCCAGCCCTGGTGGACTAAACCATTCTTTCCCTCAGAAGTGCTG gggAGGTCATCATACGTCCCTGGAGCAGAGCTCCCCTCCGCAGAGCAACACACCAGGAACACCTCCCTCCTACAAGCTCCCTCCACTGCGAGGGGCCTACGAAGGCAAAGATGACTTCCCTCTTCGTAAAACCG ccTCTGAGCCCAATCTGAAGGTACGTTCGCGGTTAAAACAGAAGGTGGCTGAGAGGAGGAGCAGCCCACTGCTCAGACGGAAAGATGGTACTGTGATCAGTACCTTCAAGAAAAGAGCAATAGagatctcag tgtccTCTATGTGCAGCAGTGCTCCTGGCTCAGGGCCCAGTTCTCCGAACAGCTCTAACAGTGCCATTGCTGAGAATGGCTCCAGCGGCTCCGTCCCAAACATCCACGCTGAG CAGTTACGTTCTCTGCATCAGTCTATGACCGGAGACGGGACACTGAGTCCCCTGAGCCTCTACACCTCTCCATCTCTGCCCAACATCTCTCTGGGACTGCCTGCCAACGCACACATCACG GCCCCTCAGAAACTCGGGGGCCAGCAGGATGCAGAGCGGCAGGCAATCCAGAATTTGCGTCAAGGTGGGGCACTCACGGGGAAGTTTATCAGCACATCGTCCCTGCCGACGTGCCTTCCCACAGGGGCACCCCATGACCCCGAGCCCCCTTCCGCTCCTAACAGCCACAGTAGCCATTCCTCACTGCTCCAGCATGTACTACTGTTGGAGCAGGCTCGTCAACAGAGTGCACTTCTCGCAG TTCCTATGTATGGGCAGTCTCCGCTGGTGACAGGTGAGCGGGTTTCCAACAACATGCGCACAGTGAATAAGTTGCCTTGGCACCGGCCGCTGAGCCGCACACAGTCAGCGCCCCTACCGCAAACACCACAGGCCCTGCAGCACCTCGTAATGCAACAGCAGCACCAGCACTTCCTAGAGAAACAGAAACACTACCAGCTAAATAAG ATCCTCTCCAAAGGGGCGGAGCTTCTAAGACAGCCTCCGACTCACCCTGAGGAGACAGAGGAAGAGCTTACGGAAACTGCAGAGATGCATGAGGAGCGAGGGGAGGGGGTTGATCATGTTAGGGAAGGGCTGCATAAAGAGAGCTCTGGTGAGACCACGCCCCCTTCTGAACGTCAGGTCCCATTAAAGGGAGAGAGCACAGAAAGTGACTTGGAGgaagaagatgatgaagatgaagccATTGAACTGAGGGAATGTGATGAAGAGGGTGCCCCCTATGGTCAG TATTTGGACCAACAGCATGCGCAGCAACTGAATGTGTTCCAGGCCTCTCTTTCCATCACAGGAATGCCCCACAGACCCCTAGGAAGGGCACAGTCCTCCCCCGTCACTTCTAGTCTTAAAGGAATGCCCTTGACAGAGATACCCATCAAACATCTTTTCACGACAG GGCTGGTATACGACACCTTCATGCTAAAGCATCAGTGCATGTGTGGCAACACAAACATTCATCCCGAACATGCTGGTCGCATTCAGAGTGTTTGGTCGAGGCTACAGGAAACAGGGCTGCTCGGTCGCTGTGAG AGGATCAGAGGAAGGAAGGCAACACTAGATGAAATCCAAACTGTGCACTCAGAGTACCACACACTGCTGTACGGCACCAGTCCCTTGAACAGACAGAAACTGGACAGCAAGAAACTTCTTG GTCCAATCAATCAGAAAATGTACGCTGTACTTCCGTGTGGAGGCATTGGG GTGGACAGCGACACAGTGTGGAATGAGATGCACTCGTCAGGTGCTGTGCGTATGGCAGTGGGCTGCGTCATTGAGCTGGCATTTAAAGTTGCCGCTGGGGAACTGAAG AACGGTTTTGCTGTGGTCCGTCCTCCTGGTCACCATGCTGAAGAATCCACCGCCAT GGGTTTCTGCTTCTTCAACTCTGTGGCCATCACTGCCAAACTCCTGCAGCAGAAACTCGGAGTGGGCAAGATCCTGGTCCTAGACTGG GATATTCACCATGGAAACGGGACCCAGCAAGCCTTCTACAACGATCCCAATGTGCTGTACATTTCCCTGCATCGCTATGATGATGGCAATTTTTTCCCAGGCAGCGGCGCTCCTGAGGAG GTGGGTGTTGGTCCAGGAGAGGGCTTTAACGTCAACGTTGCCTGGACTGGTGGAGTAGAGCCACCTATGGGTGATGTTGAGTATCTCACAGCCTTCAG AACGGTGGTGATGCCCATAGCCAATGAGTTCTCCCCAGATGTGGTGCTTGTGTCCGCGGGCTTTGATGCTGTGGAGGGCCACCAGTCACCCCTGGGTGGATACAATGTCACCGccaaat GTTTTGGCCATCTCACTAAGCAGCTGATGAAGTTGGCTGGTGGCCGTGTGGTTTTGGCACTGGAGGGAGGTCATGACCTCACTGCCATTTGTGACGCATCGGAGTCCTGTGTGGCTGCATTGCTTGGAGAAGAG TTGGATCCTTTACCACTGACTGTCCTTCAACAGAAACCATGTCCAAAGGCAGCAGCCTCTTTAGAGAGAGTCATTGAGATTCAGA GTAAGCACTGGGCGTCTCTGCAGAGGTTGGCTCCTACAGTTGGTCAGTCTCTATTGGACGCTCAGAGACGGGAGAAGGATGAGGCAGACACTTTGACCGCCATGGCCTCTCTCACTGTGGACAATGATCAGACAATGACCTCCACAGAAACCAGCAG ATCAGCAGAGGAGCCAATGGAGGAAGAGCCTGTGTTGTAG